From Geobacter sp., one genomic window encodes:
- the speA gene encoding arginine decarboxylase, which translates to MERWSINDSAKIYNLDNWGADLFSINKKGNVCVHPSPTSKHSIDLRALIDDLIKRKIKPPILLRFMDVLQGRIASINRVFKNAIQENDYPARYQTFYPVKVNQQRQVVEAIAQYGKRYNIGLEVGSKPELVIGISFATGNGIPIICNGYKDTEYIETVLYATKIGYDITIVVEKMFELEKIIAISKKTGIMPKLGIRVKLSSKGTGKWATSGGEDAKFGLRMSEIIAAIGMLEEHGLIDCVKLLHFHIGSQITKIDKIKSALIEGTRIYTEMKKLGVGIEYVDIGGGLGVDYDGSKSSYFSSVNYSIEEYANDVIYQIKNICEDAGVECPNIISESGRATVAHYSVLVTNVLDTNTSNTMPDFEEMLNSAEKLAPTVKKLLDIYKSIDRYSLREDYHDTVQLIQEAVSLFNLGYLTLNDRAIAEWLYSKILRKINSIVEKIRPIPEELQNFHLSLRQTYFANFSLFQSIPDSWAIDQLFPIVPIQRLNQRPDVMASIADITCDSDGEITSFVGEQGRTKFLPLHKIRKGESYFIGFFLIGAYQEILGDMHNLFGDTNAVHVTFNKRTGYQIDTVINGDATWESLKYVQYKGPEILKHVRHTLEKNVALRKVSIEESSHFLELLDKTLLGYTYLGE; encoded by the coding sequence ATGGAGCGATGGTCGATTAATGATTCCGCCAAAATCTACAACCTGGACAACTGGGGGGCTGACCTCTTCTCCATCAATAAGAAGGGGAACGTCTGCGTCCACCCCTCGCCGACCTCCAAGCACTCCATCGACCTGCGGGCGCTCATCGACGACCTGATCAAACGGAAGATCAAGCCCCCGATCCTCCTCCGCTTCATGGACGTCCTCCAGGGGCGGATTGCCAGCATCAACCGCGTGTTCAAGAACGCCATCCAGGAAAACGACTACCCTGCCCGCTACCAGACCTTCTACCCGGTCAAGGTGAACCAGCAGCGCCAGGTGGTCGAGGCGATCGCCCAGTACGGCAAGCGTTACAACATCGGCCTGGAGGTCGGTTCCAAGCCGGAACTGGTGATCGGCATCTCCTTTGCCACCGGCAACGGCATCCCGATCATCTGCAACGGCTACAAGGACACCGAATACATCGAGACGGTCCTCTACGCCACCAAGATCGGCTACGACATCACCATCGTGGTGGAGAAGATGTTCGAGCTGGAAAAGATCATTGCCATCTCCAAGAAGACCGGCATCATGCCGAAACTGGGGATCCGCGTCAAGCTCTCCTCCAAGGGGACCGGCAAGTGGGCCACCTCGGGGGGCGAGGATGCCAAGTTCGGCCTTCGCATGTCCGAGATCATCGCCGCCATCGGCATGCTGGAGGAGCACGGTCTCATCGACTGCGTAAAGCTCCTCCACTTCCACATCGGCAGCCAGATCACCAAGATCGACAAGATCAAGAGTGCCCTCATCGAAGGGACCCGGATCTACACCGAGATGAAGAAGCTCGGCGTCGGCATCGAATACGTGGATATCGGCGGCGGCCTGGGGGTCGATTACGACGGCTCCAAGTCCAGCTATTTCTCCAGCGTCAACTACTCCATCGAGGAATACGCCAACGACGTCATCTACCAAATCAAGAACATCTGCGAAGATGCCGGGGTGGAATGCCCCAACATCATCTCCGAATCGGGCCGGGCAACGGTCGCCCACTACTCGGTACTGGTCACCAACGTGCTGGACACCAACACCTCCAACACCATGCCCGATTTCGAGGAGATGCTGAACAGCGCCGAGAAGCTCGCCCCAACGGTCAAGAAACTGTTGGACATCTACAAGAGCATCGACCGCTATTCCCTTCGCGAAGACTACCACGACACGGTACAGCTCATCCAGGAAGCGGTGAGCCTCTTCAACCTGGGCTACCTAACCCTCAACGACCGGGCAATCGCCGAGTGGCTCTACAGCAAGATCCTGCGCAAGATCAACAGCATCGTGGAAAAGATCAGGCCGATCCCGGAGGAGCTGCAGAATTTCCACCTGAGCCTGCGCCAGACCTATTTTGCCAACTTCTCCCTCTTCCAGTCGATCCCCGACTCCTGGGCCATCGACCAGCTCTTCCCCATCGTGCCGATCCAGCGGCTGAACCAGCGACCCGATGTCATGGCCTCGATAGCCGACATCACCTGCGATTCGGACGGCGAGATCACCAGTTTCGTCGGCGAGCAGGGGCGGACCAAGTTCCTGCCGCTGCACAAGATCCGCAAGGGGGAGTCCTACTTCATCGGCTTCTTCCTCATCGGAGCCTACCAGGAGATCCTGGGGGACATGCACAACCTGTTCGGCGACACCAACGCCGTCCATGTCACCTTCAACAAGCGGACCGGCTACCAGATCGACACGGTCATCAACGGCGACGCCACCTGGGAAAGCCTCAAATACGTCCAGTATAAGGGACCGGAGATCCTCAAGCACGTACGCCACACCCTGGAGAAAAACGTGGCCCTGCGCAAGGTCTCCATCGAGGAGAGCAGCCATTTCCTCGAACTTCTGGACAAGACGCTGCTCGGTTACACCTATCTGGGTGAATAG
- the hflB gene encoding ATP-dependent zinc metalloprotease FtsH: protein MNQSIWKPLIIFFVMIAAMNLLYAALVQQKGAGEISYSRFRQELAQDNIKSVAMKGHSVKGEFRRKITVELTVQGGTVKRELTAFLTVLPAIADPTLMTDLSARNVEVTAISTEPSPLLNALIYTLPWILIIAIWFIGMRSAKAQGPGSFLGGFARSGARVYPVGEQVKVTFDDVAGMESSKQELKEIVDYLKDPKRFQSLGGKVPKGVLLVGPPGTGKTLLARAVAGEAGVAFFSISASQFIEMFVGVGASRVRDLFASAKKSAPSIIFIDELDAVGRSRGAGFGGGHDEREQTLNQLLSEMDGFDQHEEVIVLSATNRPDVLDPALLRPGRFDRHVVIERPDWRDREKILQVHVRKIPLDPAVDLAIIARGTPGMTGADLENLVNEAAITAAREQAEKVTLDHLERAKDKILMGGERKMVISPLEKRITAYHEAGHTLVAKYLPGTDPIHKVTIIPRGMALGITQQLPEDDRYHYPKSYLESRLAVALGGRMAERLVFGEVSTGAQSDLKMVTDLAEKMVCQWGMSDKVGPMTFSRGEEHPFLGRKLAEEKSFSEEMAWLIDQEISVIIRQAEEKAEQLLVANRPKLDLLAAALQEEETLDGARVEQILAKG from the coding sequence ATGAATCAGTCGATATGGAAACCCCTGATCATCTTTTTCGTCATGATTGCGGCCATGAACCTGCTCTATGCCGCGCTCGTCCAGCAGAAGGGGGCTGGTGAGATCAGTTACAGCCGCTTCCGCCAGGAACTGGCCCAGGACAACATCAAATCGGTTGCCATGAAAGGGCATTCGGTCAAGGGGGAATTCCGGCGAAAGATCACCGTGGAACTGACAGTGCAGGGGGGGACTGTGAAACGGGAGCTGACCGCATTCCTTACGGTGCTTCCCGCCATTGCCGATCCCACGCTCATGACCGACCTCTCTGCCCGCAATGTCGAGGTGACCGCCATCTCCACCGAGCCGTCACCGCTTCTCAATGCCCTCATCTATACCCTTCCCTGGATTCTCATCATTGCCATATGGTTCATCGGCATGCGCAGCGCCAAAGCGCAGGGACCCGGCTCGTTTCTGGGCGGGTTTGCCCGTTCCGGGGCACGGGTCTATCCGGTCGGCGAGCAGGTCAAGGTGACCTTCGACGATGTGGCGGGCATGGAGAGCAGCAAGCAGGAGTTGAAGGAGATCGTCGACTACCTGAAGGACCCGAAGCGGTTTCAGAGCCTGGGAGGGAAGGTCCCCAAGGGGGTCCTGCTGGTCGGGCCGCCGGGAACCGGCAAGACCCTGCTGGCGCGGGCAGTTGCCGGGGAGGCCGGGGTAGCCTTTTTCTCCATTTCCGCCTCCCAGTTCATCGAGATGTTTGTCGGCGTTGGCGCCAGCCGGGTGCGTGATCTCTTTGCCAGCGCCAAGAAGTCCGCACCGAGCATCATCTTCATCGACGAGCTCGATGCCGTGGGGCGGAGCCGCGGCGCCGGGTTCGGCGGCGGCCACGACGAGCGCGAACAGACCCTGAACCAACTCCTTTCCGAGATGGATGGATTCGATCAGCATGAGGAGGTCATTGTCCTTTCGGCGACCAACCGCCCCGATGTCCTCGATCCGGCGCTGCTCCGTCCCGGCCGCTTCGACCGGCATGTGGTGATCGAGCGTCCCGACTGGCGGGACCGGGAAAAGATCCTCCAGGTGCATGTCAGGAAGATCCCGCTCGACCCTGCCGTGGACCTGGCCATCATCGCCCGTGGAACGCCGGGAATGACCGGCGCCGACCTGGAAAACCTGGTCAATGAGGCAGCCATCACGGCTGCACGCGAGCAGGCCGAGAAGGTGACGCTGGACCACCTGGAGCGGGCCAAGGACAAGATCCTGATGGGGGGGGAACGGAAGATGGTCATCTCTCCCCTGGAGAAACGGATCACCGCCTACCACGAGGCAGGCCACACCTTGGTGGCAAAGTATCTTCCGGGCACCGATCCGATCCACAAGGTGACCATCATCCCACGCGGCATGGCCCTGGGGATTACCCAGCAGCTTCCCGAGGACGACCGTTACCACTATCCCAAAAGCTATCTGGAGAGCAGGCTGGCCGTGGCACTGGGGGGGCGGATGGCGGAGCGGCTGGTGTTCGGCGAGGTCTCTACCGGGGCCCAGAGCGACCTGAAGATGGTGACCGATCTGGCGGAGAAGATGGTCTGCCAGTGGGGGATGAGCGACAAGGTGGGGCCCATGACCTTCAGCCGGGGAGAGGAGCACCCGTTCCTGGGACGAAAGCTGGCGGAGGAGAAGAGTTTTTCCGAGGAGATGGCATGGCTGATCGATCAGGAGATTTCTGTCATCATCCGGCAGGCTGAGGAGAAGGCCGAGCAGCTCCTGGTGGCCAATCGGCCCAAGCTGGACCTTTTGGCGGCTGCGCTGCAGGAAGAGGAGACCCTGGACGGTGCTCGGGTCGAGCAGATTCTGGCAAAGGGCTGA
- the ltaE gene encoding low-specificity L-threonine aldolase has protein sequence MGRDDRGGNVEEIIDLRSDTVTRPSAAMRRAMAEAEVGDDVYAEDPTVNRLERQAAELSGMEAALFVASGTQGNLLALLSHCARGDEYIAGQTAHCYRWEGGGGAVFGGIQPQPLDFEPDGTLDPDRIEAAIKPDDCHYARTRLVCLENTQAGKVLPLGYFPRLRALADRHRLRLHLDGARLFNAAVKLGVPVDAITCHLDTVNICLSKGLGAPVGSVLCGDREVIATARRWRKVAGGGMRQAGILAAAGIFALERNVARLADDHVHARLLAEGLAGIDELEVDPAEVQTNMLFVTVAKGDPAELERHLQEQGIIIRAGRTLRMVTHLDVTEQGIVRAVREFKAFFRR, from the coding sequence ATGGGACGTGACGACCGAGGAGGGAATGTGGAGGAGATAATCGATTTGCGCAGCGACACCGTGACCCGGCCCTCTGCGGCAATGCGCCGGGCCATGGCAGAGGCCGAGGTGGGGGACGATGTCTATGCCGAGGACCCGACAGTCAACCGGCTGGAGAGGCAAGCTGCGGAGCTTTCAGGAATGGAGGCGGCCCTTTTCGTTGCCAGCGGTACCCAGGGGAACCTCCTGGCGCTGCTGTCCCATTGCGCCCGGGGAGATGAATATATTGCCGGGCAGACGGCCCACTGTTATCGCTGGGAAGGGGGAGGCGGCGCGGTATTCGGCGGTATCCAGCCGCAGCCGCTGGATTTCGAACCGGACGGCACCCTCGACCCGGACCGGATCGAGGCGGCGATCAAGCCGGACGACTGCCACTATGCGCGGACCAGGCTGGTCTGCCTGGAGAACACCCAGGCCGGCAAGGTGCTCCCGCTCGGTTATTTCCCCCGCCTGCGCGCATTGGCTGACCGTCACCGGCTCAGGCTCCACCTGGATGGTGCCCGGCTCTTCAATGCCGCGGTGAAGCTGGGGGTGCCGGTTGATGCGATCACCTGCCATCTGGATACGGTCAACATCTGCCTCTCCAAGGGGTTGGGTGCTCCCGTGGGTTCGGTCCTGTGCGGTGACCGCGAGGTGATCGCTACGGCACGCCGCTGGCGCAAGGTGGCCGGGGGAGGAATGCGCCAGGCCGGTATCCTGGCGGCTGCGGGAATCTTCGCCCTGGAGCGCAACGTGGCGCGCCTAGCCGATGACCATGTCCATGCGCGGCTTTTGGCTGAGGGGTTGGCCGGTATCGACGAACTGGAGGTCGACCCGGCAGAGGTCCAGACCAACATGCTCTTTGTGACCGTTGCCAAGGGGGACCCTGCGGAGCTGGAGCGTCACCTGCAGGAGCAGGGAATTATCATCCGCGCCGGTCGAACCCTGCGGATGGTCACCCACCTTGACGTGACAGAGCAAGGGATCGTGAGGGCGGTCAGGGAGTTCAAGGCGTTTTTCAGGCGATAG
- a CDS encoding PEP-CTERM sorting domain-containing protein, giving the protein MQLHFFQGGNIMKTQRSIGSVLAIALLICGLWASTALAIPSSYTLSGYGYGDLNGGDPVFNEVAYNITLQSDASSSVDKTSISGITYILGLSGSVTLGPDAYPEPANTIAYNQFAGNFTDSLYLSFDTTSNILEFGAYDSTAGDVLSGVSAFWTFAVNTALNLETNSSPFTYFVDSYFDPANATGNMLTPEFEALMSTGDVLILGADTMAYSAVPEPSTFALIGIGIAGFGLVRRFRSSKQ; this is encoded by the coding sequence ATGCAGCTCCACTTCTTTCAAGGAGGTAACATCATGAAAACACAACGTTCCATCGGTTCCGTACTTGCCATAGCCCTTCTCATCTGTGGTCTCTGGGCATCAACAGCCCTGGCAATTCCCTCATCATATACCCTGAGTGGATACGGGTATGGAGACCTGAACGGCGGTGATCCGGTATTCAATGAGGTGGCCTACAACATTACTCTGCAGTCAGACGCATCCTCATCCGTAGACAAAACATCCATAAGCGGCATCACCTATATCCTCGGTCTGTCCGGTTCCGTTACGCTCGGACCTGACGCATACCCCGAGCCAGCGAATACCATTGCCTACAACCAATTTGCCGGCAACTTTACCGATTCTCTGTATCTGTCTTTTGACACTACCAGCAATATCCTGGAATTTGGTGCTTACGATTCCACCGCAGGCGACGTGCTCTCCGGAGTATCTGCCTTCTGGACCTTTGCAGTAAACACCGCTTTGAATCTGGAAACGAACAGCTCTCCTTTTACGTATTTTGTTGATTCATATTTTGATCCGGCTAATGCCACTGGAAACATGTTGACTCCGGAATTCGAAGCTCTCATGTCCACTGGCGACGTGCTCATACTCGGAGCCGACACAATGGCATATTCAGCAGTTCCCGAACCGTCGACATTTGCCCTTATCGGAATCGGGATTGCAGGATTCGGGCTGGTACGCAGGTTTAGAAGCAGCAAACAGTAG
- a CDS encoding multicopper oxidase domain-containing protein: MAASEQNGKGISRRKFLQISALAAGATMLPMPVRWLGTNNAQAIAQSPALLKSRSYLLRGLALPPMVLGLIPNTAFYANDPGGIPVLDGTPDPAFADTLKYNVTASEFTDQLHPDMGPTTLWGYHDTNNPVKRHLGGAIIAARGTATRIRMTNTLPATHIIPVDNSIPGTGLGVAQNRIAVHLHGGFIPWISDGGPFDWWTPNNAGGTGLSFKNGPGSLFDTADPMVLGQADYYYTNDQSTRLMWYHDHAHGITRINAYAGVATGYLCLDLAQEQALGTSIPPVTSLIPLVYQDKVFVNGDPVNGTLVTDPTWATVAPARAQTPGSLWYEHIYDPKLFRLKKGRGYLTPPNPSCIPEFFGDTMLCNGTVAPVVEVEPRRFRFMLLNACNARFLNISMLQVQPNCEVVTDPKTLAPASQYDYVANVAVAAAPLPGPQIIQIGTEAGYLQAPVVFPGGFVPFNPATFTGNLIIGCAERADFIIDFSAYAPGTEFVFYNDAPGPFPAGPPSNDYFAGNPATPAAVLGSTIDTRNILRFRVKAGTVVDPQVGLPTLPPMDPPPLATPAAVAGGPLTVPAGTPLRDLTLNEDFDVYGRLRQTIGTTKPALVGKGFGLDYLAPATEVIAAGTTEVWRIFNLTADTHPIHFHLQDCQVISRQPFKVVSGRFTPTGVARGPEPNEMGWKETVRMNPGEVTSVIFKWDMSAVPFTVPFSDRPMGAAATVIPQANEFVYHCHILEHEEHDMMRPLVITGVNPQRPNILPTSAAATVTGAPATPLLSFAVTLAAGSTIASIVATSSDAGYPAPAAVTTATGFDVTLPTLVIAPAAPIKLTYTVTDSTGLKSSVTITAT, from the coding sequence ATGGCCGCATCCGAACAGAACGGAAAAGGAATCTCCCGAAGAAAGTTCCTCCAGATCAGTGCCCTGGCCGCTGGCGCAACCATGCTGCCGATGCCGGTTCGCTGGCTGGGAACGAACAATGCCCAAGCCATCGCCCAGAGCCCGGCGCTCCTGAAGAGCCGGTCCTACCTGCTGCGTGGGTTGGCGCTTCCCCCCATGGTACTGGGGCTGATACCCAACACGGCATTCTATGCCAACGATCCGGGCGGCATCCCGGTTCTCGACGGGACTCCCGACCCGGCCTTTGCTGACACCCTGAAGTACAACGTGACGGCGAGCGAATTCACCGACCAGTTGCACCCCGACATGGGTCCGACCACCCTCTGGGGCTACCATGACACCAACAACCCGGTGAAGCGTCATCTGGGTGGAGCTATTATTGCAGCCCGCGGCACGGCAACCAGAATCCGCATGACCAACACTCTCCCCGCAACCCACATTATCCCGGTGGACAATTCCATCCCCGGTACCGGTCTCGGTGTTGCGCAGAACAGGATTGCCGTTCACCTCCATGGTGGTTTCATCCCCTGGATCAGCGACGGCGGCCCGTTCGACTGGTGGACTCCCAACAATGCCGGCGGCACCGGGCTCAGCTTCAAGAACGGCCCGGGCAGCCTGTTCGACACAGCCGATCCGATGGTCCTTGGCCAGGCCGACTACTACTACACCAACGACCAGAGCACCCGGCTCATGTGGTACCATGACCATGCCCACGGCATCACCCGTATCAATGCCTATGCCGGCGTGGCGACCGGCTATCTCTGCCTCGACCTGGCCCAAGAGCAGGCGCTCGGCACCTCCATCCCGCCGGTCACCAGTCTCATCCCGCTGGTCTACCAGGACAAGGTCTTCGTCAACGGCGATCCGGTAAACGGCACCCTGGTCACCGATCCCACCTGGGCAACGGTTGCCCCGGCACGGGCGCAGACCCCCGGCAGCCTCTGGTACGAGCATATCTACGACCCGAAACTCTTCAGACTCAAAAAAGGGCGTGGTTACCTGACTCCTCCCAATCCATCCTGCATCCCGGAATTCTTCGGCGACACCATGCTCTGCAACGGCACGGTCGCCCCGGTGGTCGAGGTGGAACCGCGCCGCTTCCGCTTCATGCTGCTCAACGCCTGCAATGCGCGGTTCCTCAACATCAGCATGCTGCAGGTACAGCCGAACTGCGAAGTCGTCACCGATCCGAAGACGCTTGCCCCTGCCAGCCAGTACGACTATGTCGCCAACGTCGCCGTTGCCGCAGCACCGCTGCCGGGGCCGCAGATCATCCAGATCGGCACGGAAGCTGGCTACCTCCAGGCTCCGGTCGTCTTCCCGGGAGGCTTTGTCCCCTTCAACCCGGCAACCTTTACCGGTAACCTGATCATCGGCTGCGCCGAGCGTGCCGATTTCATTATCGACTTCAGCGCTTACGCGCCCGGCACCGAGTTCGTCTTCTACAACGACGCCCCAGGCCCATTCCCTGCCGGTCCGCCCAGCAACGACTACTTTGCCGGCAACCCGGCAACCCCAGCAGCCGTGCTCGGATCGACCATCGACACGAGAAACATACTCCGTTTCCGGGTGAAGGCAGGTACCGTTGTCGATCCGCAGGTTGGCTTGCCGACTCTGCCGCCAATGGATCCGCCACCGCTCGCCACACCCGCAGCCGTAGCAGGTGGCCCGTTGACCGTGCCGGCAGGCACGCCGTTACGCGACCTGACCCTGAACGAAGACTTCGATGTCTACGGCCGTCTGCGTCAGACTATTGGCACCACCAAACCAGCCCTGGTCGGCAAGGGCTTCGGCCTCGACTACCTGGCACCGGCCACGGAAGTCATCGCCGCCGGCACCACCGAGGTATGGCGAATTTTCAACCTGACCGCGGATACCCACCCGATCCACTTCCACCTGCAGGACTGCCAGGTCATTTCCCGCCAGCCCTTCAAGGTGGTTTCGGGCAGGTTCACCCCCACCGGTGTCGCCCGCGGACCAGAGCCAAACGAGATGGGATGGAAAGAAACCGTCAGAATGAACCCAGGCGAGGTCACCTCCGTGATCTTCAAGTGGGACATGTCAGCGGTGCCGTTCACCGTACCGTTCAGCGACCGGCCCATGGGCGCGGCAGCAACGGTCATCCCGCAGGCCAACGAGTTCGTGTACCACTGCCACATCCTGGAGCACGAAGAACACGACATGATGCGGCCGCTAGTCATCACCGGAGTGAACCCGCAACGGCCGAACATCCTGCCGACCTCCGCCGCTGCCACGGTTACCGGCGCACCGGCTACACCGCTGCTCAGCTTTGCCGTCACCCTGGCGGCCGGCAGCACCATCGCCTCTATCGTAGCAACCTCCAGCGATGCCGGTTACCCGGCCCCTGCTGCGGTCACCACCGCAACCGGCTTCGACGTGACACTGCCGACACTGGTCATTGCGCCGGCAGCACCGATCAAGCTCACTTACACCGTAACCGACAGCACCGGGCTGAAATCATCGGTGACTATCACCGCAACCTGA
- a CDS encoding efflux RND transporter periplasmic adaptor subunit, protein MNRRLVILVILLLMGVSFLAGAWISYRSSGTASTAAGRKILHYVDPMHPSYTSDKPGIAPDCGMPLEPVYADGTVGKSDTALPPGTVRVSPEKLQIIGVKLATVEKSAGSQLLRLPGRVAVDEMRTYVINATIDGWITSVGSNTTGSFVRKNEVLATFYSSEFLSAGQALLYALTSMDRVQGGSPAANQQQKDQMQQFNLSLKQYRDSLRNLGMGDRQIAEMIKTRKYTENIDIDSPANGLVLVRNVSPGQRFERGKELYRIADISRIWILVDTYGAEVDQMKPGRLVTVSLPGRNRTFTARVSKVPPLFDAASRTLKVRLELDNPGYILRPDMFVDVELPVSLPEMLAVPSEAVLDSGLKKTVFVEKSAGLFEPREVETGRSFGNRVEIVSGLKPGERIVVSGTFLIDSESRMKTAASGITGPASLDPSCGMYVDEAKARAAGNFLESGGTTYYFCSDTCKRDFLKKGGKPSSTTGSPGAKPTAAPMHDMHGAGHDHGAMEMPANKGSMGTMPAAGKKAKSPADEGMTHTGSMQESMQMPMPMGKEAAPMQSMPAMPAGKPAPQPPPMPPMQGAEHSHD, encoded by the coding sequence ATGAACAGACGCCTGGTCATCCTCGTCATCCTGCTGCTGATGGGGGTCTCCTTCCTGGCCGGGGCATGGATCAGCTATCGCAGTTCCGGCACGGCTTCCACTGCTGCAGGCCGGAAGATCCTCCACTATGTGGACCCGATGCACCCCTCCTACACCTCGGACAAGCCGGGGATCGCACCCGACTGCGGCATGCCGCTGGAACCGGTCTACGCTGACGGCACCGTCGGTAAGAGTGACACCGCTCTCCCTCCCGGTACGGTCCGGGTGTCACCGGAAAAACTCCAGATCATCGGCGTCAAGTTGGCCACAGTGGAGAAGAGCGCCGGCAGCCAGCTGTTGCGGCTACCGGGGCGTGTCGCTGTCGATGAAATGCGGACATACGTCATCAATGCCACCATCGACGGCTGGATCACCTCGGTCGGCAGCAATACCACCGGCAGTTTTGTCCGCAAAAACGAAGTGCTGGCGACCTTCTACAGTTCGGAATTCCTCTCCGCCGGCCAGGCACTCCTCTACGCTCTTACCTCCATGGACCGGGTCCAGGGGGGGAGCCCCGCAGCCAACCAGCAGCAGAAGGACCAGATGCAGCAGTTCAACCTGAGCCTCAAACAGTACCGGGATTCCCTGCGCAACCTGGGAATGGGAGACCGGCAGATCGCAGAGATGATCAAAACCCGCAAGTACACGGAGAACATCGATATCGATTCGCCGGCCAACGGGCTCGTCCTCGTCCGGAACGTATCGCCGGGGCAGCGTTTCGAGCGGGGCAAGGAGCTGTACCGGATCGCCGATATCTCCCGGATCTGGATCCTGGTCGATACCTATGGCGCCGAGGTCGATCAGATGAAACCGGGCAGACTGGTGACGGTCTCGCTCCCGGGCAGGAACCGGACCTTTACGGCACGGGTCTCAAAAGTACCGCCGCTCTTCGATGCCGCCAGCAGGACGCTAAAGGTGAGGCTGGAGCTGGACAACCCCGGCTACATCCTCCGCCCGGACATGTTCGTGGATGTGGAGCTGCCGGTTTCCCTACCGGAAATGCTTGCGGTTCCCAGCGAGGCGGTGCTCGACTCCGGTCTGAAAAAGACCGTCTTTGTCGAAAAGAGCGCCGGTCTCTTCGAACCGCGCGAGGTGGAAACCGGCCGGAGCTTCGGCAACCGGGTGGAGATCGTTTCCGGGCTCAAACCAGGCGAACGGATTGTGGTCTCCGGCACCTTCCTCATCGACTCGGAAAGCCGGATGAAGACGGCCGCATCGGGGATCACCGGCCCGGCCAGCCTTGACCCGTCCTGCGGCATGTACGTAGATGAGGCAAAGGCGCGCGCTGCCGGCAACTTCCTGGAATCCGGCGGCACCACCTATTATTTCTGTTCGGACACCTGCAAAAGGGATTTTCTGAAAAAGGGAGGCAAGCCCTCTTCCACCACCGGATCGCCGGGAGCCAAGCCGACTGCAGCGCCGATGCACGACATGCATGGCGCAGGGCATGACCACGGCGCCATGGAGATGCCCGCCAACAAGGGTAGTATGGGCACCATGCCCGCTGCCGGGAAAAAGGCGAAGTCGCCTGCAGATGAGGGTATGACACACACGGGGTCAATGCAGGAATCGATGCAGATGCCTATGCCGATGGGAAAAGAAGCTGCTCCCATGCAGTCGATGCCGGCCATGCCTGCAGGGAAGCCCGCACCACAGCCACCCCCCATGCCGCCCATGCAGGGAGCAGAGCATTCACATGATTGA